One genomic region from Reichenbachiella ulvae encodes:
- the yajC gene encoding preprotein translocase subunit YajC, which yields MLNQILLQASGSGNYTQFIMLGVMAVVFFIFFIRPQQKKQKDQKKFIQEIKKGDMAITMGGIHGKVVEVTDATVTLDIDRGTKITLEKSSLSLDLSKKLNEK from the coding sequence ATGCTAAATCAAATCTTATTACAGGCTAGTGGATCGGGGAATTATACTCAATTCATCATGCTCGGTGTGATGGCGGTAGTCTTTTTCATCTTCTTCATCAGACCACAACAGAAAAAACAAAAGGATCAGAAGAAATTCATCCAGGAGATTAAAAAAGGTGACATGGCGATCACTATGGGCGGTATACATGGCAAAGTCGTAGAGGTAACTGATGCTACAGTGACTCTGGACATCGATCGTGGTACTAAGATCACTTTGGAAAAATCTTCTTTATCCTTAGATCTGAGCAAAAAACTCAACGAGAAGTAA
- a CDS encoding DUF1573 domain-containing protein — translation MKKVTLLSALIAVFGLMITGCSNSELESRVTRLEGRVAELEGKSTANARATATAQPAKVNEPEVKPEGPLPVFAFSEENHDFGKINEGDVVEHIFEFENTGDAPLIISDAKGSCGCTVPQWPKEPIGIGEKGQIKVKFNSSKKPGIQNKTVTITANTYPKQTRIKIKADVTPAAADS, via the coding sequence ATGAAAAAAGTAACATTATTATCAGCATTGATCGCTGTATTTGGCTTGATGATTACCGGATGCAGCAATTCTGAATTGGAAAGCAGAGTAACCAGACTTGAGGGAAGAGTAGCAGAACTAGAAGGGAAAAGCACTGCCAATGCAAGAGCTACTGCCACAGCGCAGCCTGCAAAAGTGAACGAGCCAGAGGTAAAGCCTGAAGGTCCATTACCAGTATTCGCGTTCTCAGAAGAAAACCATGACTTTGGTAAAATCAACGAAGGAGATGTAGTAGAGCACATTTTCGAATTTGAAAATACAGGGGATGCTCCATTGATCATCTCAGATGCAAAAGGATCTTGTGGATGTACAGTTCCGCAATGGCCAAAAGAGCCAATCGGTATCGGAGAAAAAGGTCAAATCAAGGTGAAGTTTAACAGTAGCAAAAAGCCTGGTATCCAAAACAAGACGGTTACCATCACTGCTAACACTTATCCTAAGCAGACAAGAATCAAAATCAAAGCTGACGTGACGCCAGCCGCAGCGGACAGCTAA
- a CDS encoding YtxH domain-containing protein → MSKNSNSFLAFLTGAAAGAILGILYAPDKGENTRDKLTYRLDKYKKKLDEILQEFVEGKELADNDAKTEGQKIVKDAKEKAERLLDDVNGLIHQIKGEEVES, encoded by the coding sequence ATGAGCAAAAATTCGAATTCATTCTTAGCATTCTTGACTGGCGCTGCTGCAGGAGCCATTTTAGGTATCCTATATGCCCCAGACAAAGGAGAAAACACAAGAGACAAACTCACTTACAGACTGGACAAGTACAAAAAGAAATTGGACGAAATCCTACAAGAGTTTGTAGAAGGCAAAGAGCTCGCCGACAATGACGCCAAAACTGAAGGTCAAAAAATCGTAAAAGATGCCAAAGAAAAGGCAGAGAGACTTTTGGATGACGTCAATGGGCTGATTCACCAGATCAAAGGTGAAGAAGTAGAGTCATAA
- the nusB gene encoding transcription antitermination factor NusB, with protein sequence MQAIFAYHTAKEADYNICKKKAQDQFLPDLDSMEVQDKEALSIDRARTAEVFDTLHKEGIEKIDSETKQEIIDEAKHYLREWENNLPENKVHFKKRMISDLLHISDDYIKLLSLILDLEELIEMQKRRKGIEHNNFAKNIIIKSLKESEDFQAERARKKTSWDTDLIKAWLKEYIRPLEFFEEYDNMANPKYEDDLDFCLKLYKSVIFKHDNVNGYFESLDIGWEENKVILKSMVLKTLKSVDSEGSEPLLMELSKNWDDDLNFLKELYDMTIDDEEELEEMIKSKSKNWDIERVAITDRIILEMAISEMTHFPSIPVKVTINEYIELSKQYSTPKSKQFVNGLLDVLSVDLQNQGKIKKSGRGLLDNK encoded by the coding sequence ATGCAAGCGATATTCGCTTATCACACCGCTAAAGAAGCCGATTACAATATCTGTAAGAAAAAGGCACAAGATCAATTTTTACCTGACTTGGACTCGATGGAAGTCCAGGACAAAGAAGCACTCAGCATCGACAGAGCTCGTACTGCTGAGGTCTTTGACACACTCCACAAGGAAGGAATAGAAAAAATTGATTCCGAAACCAAGCAAGAAATCATCGATGAGGCCAAGCACTACCTGAGAGAATGGGAAAACAACCTCCCAGAAAACAAAGTGCACTTCAAAAAGCGCATGATTTCAGACTTGCTGCATATTTCGGACGATTATATCAAATTACTTTCTTTGATTCTGGATCTGGAAGAATTGATCGAAATGCAAAAGCGTCGTAAAGGCATTGAGCATAATAACTTCGCCAAAAACATCATCATTAAAAGTCTGAAGGAAAGTGAAGATTTTCAAGCTGAAAGAGCGAGAAAGAAAACTTCCTGGGACACAGATTTGATCAAAGCCTGGTTAAAGGAATACATCAGGCCCCTCGAATTTTTCGAGGAATATGACAACATGGCCAACCCAAAATACGAGGATGACCTGGATTTTTGTCTGAAGTTGTACAAGTCTGTGATTTTCAAACATGACAATGTCAATGGGTATTTCGAATCCCTGGATATCGGATGGGAAGAAAACAAGGTGATCCTAAAAAGTATGGTCCTGAAAACCCTCAAGTCAGTAGACAGTGAAGGGTCAGAGCCATTATTGATGGAATTGTCCAAAAATTGGGACGATGACCTTAATTTCCTGAAAGAACTCTATGACATGACCATAGATGATGAAGAGGAACTGGAGGAGATGATCAAAAGCAAGTCTAAAAACTGGGACATAGAAAGGGTAGCGATTACCGATCGTATCATTTTGGAAATGGCTATCTCAGAAATGACACATTTTCCTTCTATCCCCGTTAAGGTTACTATCAACGAATACATCGAACTATCCAAGCAATACAGTACACCGAAAAGTAAACAGTTTGTAAATGGATTGCTTGATGTACTTTCTGTAGATTTACAAAATCAGGGTAAAATCAAGAAAAGTGGACGAGGACTCCTAGACAATAAATAA
- a CDS encoding Glu/Leu/Phe/Val dehydrogenase dimerization domain-containing protein, with protein MIELTETMNNESVSIFSGIEEMNHEQVVLCHDKKTGLKAIIAIHNTVLGPSMGGTRMWNYASDQDALTDALRLSRGMTLKNSIAGLNIGGGKAVIIGDAKKIKNEALMRRFGKFVHSVAGKYYTAEDVNMTTRDMEYIRMETPYVTGLPEYMGGAGDPSPYTAYGVYMGMKASAKKAYGSDDLHGKKVLVQGTGNVGKHLIEFLTKEGAKVSISDIFEDKIKQITDHFKVDVVDADKVASANMDIYAPCALGGTLNDESLDLLQCDIVAGAANNQLLDEVRHGQALLEKGILYAPDFLINGGGITNVYYEYAGNHSRERVMAQTELIYDTTLNVYDLSQKSGQTPHASAIKIAEERIQSIGNIKLPL; from the coding sequence ATGATAGAATTGACTGAAACTATGAACAACGAATCGGTCTCGATATTCTCTGGTATAGAGGAAATGAACCATGAGCAAGTAGTGCTCTGCCATGACAAAAAAACTGGACTAAAGGCGATCATCGCCATACACAATACAGTATTAGGTCCATCTATGGGAGGCACCCGCATGTGGAACTACGCCTCAGATCAGGATGCACTCACCGACGCGCTTCGTTTGTCTCGCGGAATGACACTCAAAAATTCCATTGCTGGCCTGAATATCGGTGGTGGAAAAGCAGTCATCATCGGCGATGCTAAAAAAATAAAAAATGAAGCCCTCATGAGACGTTTTGGCAAATTCGTTCATAGCGTAGCGGGCAAATACTATACAGCAGAGGATGTAAACATGACTACTCGTGACATGGAGTACATCCGTATGGAAACCCCATATGTAACCGGACTACCCGAATACATGGGAGGGGCAGGCGATCCATCTCCATATACCGCCTATGGTGTATACATGGGGATGAAAGCCTCCGCTAAAAAAGCCTATGGATCGGATGATCTTCATGGAAAAAAGGTTTTGGTTCAGGGAACCGGCAATGTGGGGAAACACCTCATTGAGTTTTTGACTAAAGAAGGCGCCAAGGTTTCCATTTCAGACATTTTCGAAGACAAAATCAAGCAAATCACAGATCACTTCAAAGTAGATGTAGTCGATGCAGACAAAGTAGCCTCGGCTAACATGGACATCTATGCCCCCTGCGCACTAGGTGGCACTTTGAATGATGAAAGCCTGGATTTGCTACAATGCGACATAGTAGCTGGTGCTGCCAACAATCAATTGCTGGACGAAGTAAGACATGGACAGGCGCTGCTTGAAAAAGGCATTTTGTACGCCCCTGATTTTCTAATCAACGGAGGCGGCATCACCAATGTATATTATGAATATGCTGGCAACCATAGCAGAGAGAGAGTGATGGCTCAGACCGAGCTGATCTACGACACGACGCTCAATGTATATGATCTAAGCCAGAAATCGGGCCAAACGCCTCACGCATCTGCTATCAAAATTGCAGAGGAAAGAATTCAATCAATAGGTAATATTAAGTTACCTTTATAA
- a CDS encoding ABC transporter ATP-binding protein, whose protein sequence is MKELAHINKYLLKYKYHLLLGTIFIIIANLFGVVPAVVVRHSFDLIQESFQLYNLFDGLPLQESTHDTFVLSIFVFAAVILASALLRGVFMFFMRQTIIVMSRLIEYDLKNEVYEHYQSLPLSFYRKNNTGDLMNRISEDVSKVRMYVGPAIMYGINLATMFIIVIPFMLSINVELTLYSLIPLPFLSFSIYYVNNIINRRSEEIQRSQSNLSTFVQEAFSGIRVIKSFVREKDYDKSFAEASDDYKLKSLRLAFVQALFFPLIMSLIGLSVILTVYIGSAGVLTGELSTGNIAEFIIYVNMLTWPVTALGWITSIIQSAAASQKRINEFLGAKNDIVSEKNIKKEIDGRLVFDQVSFTYPDSGIQALKNVSFDVKSGDSIAIIGTTGSGKSTIANLICRMYDATQGQVSIDEVPIQDLNLASVRRSIGYVPQDVFLFSESIKDNIAFGSSDITEEQIMEAADNADLTDNISKFPQGMETVLGERGITLSGGQKQRVSIARAIARSPKILILDDCLSAVDTKTENSILNSMKRIMVDKTTVIISHRVSSAQLADKIIVLDDGEIIEQGSHQELISKNGIYKNLYEKQIQGEESLSN, encoded by the coding sequence ATGAAAGAACTCGCTCACATCAATAAATATCTGCTCAAGTACAAGTATCATCTGCTGCTGGGAACGATTTTTATCATCATTGCTAATCTTTTTGGTGTGGTGCCGGCTGTGGTGGTTCGTCATTCTTTTGATTTGATTCAGGAGAGTTTTCAACTCTATAATCTTTTCGATGGATTGCCATTACAGGAGAGCACCCATGATACTTTTGTGCTCAGTATTTTCGTTTTTGCAGCGGTGATTTTAGCATCAGCTTTATTGCGAGGCGTGTTTATGTTTTTTATGCGGCAGACCATCATCGTGATGTCTCGATTGATCGAATATGATCTCAAAAATGAAGTGTACGAACACTATCAGAGTTTGCCTCTGAGTTTTTATCGAAAAAACAATACTGGGGATTTGATGAACAGAATCTCCGAAGATGTAAGCAAGGTGAGAATGTACGTGGGCCCGGCTATCATGTATGGCATCAATCTGGCGACCATGTTTATCATTGTGATCCCCTTCATGCTGTCGATCAATGTGGAGTTGACTTTGTATTCTTTGATTCCATTGCCCTTCCTTTCTTTTAGCATCTACTATGTCAACAATATTATCAACCGGAGATCAGAGGAGATTCAAAGGAGTCAATCCAATTTGTCAACCTTTGTTCAGGAGGCTTTTTCTGGGATTCGAGTGATCAAGTCTTTCGTTAGGGAAAAAGATTATGACAAGTCCTTCGCTGAGGCAAGTGATGATTACAAACTCAAGTCTTTGCGTCTGGCATTTGTTCAGGCTTTGTTCTTTCCCTTGATCATGAGTTTGATCGGGTTGAGTGTGATCTTGACGGTTTACATTGGCTCGGCAGGTGTGCTGACCGGCGAATTGAGTACGGGGAATATTGCGGAATTTATCATCTATGTAAATATGCTGACCTGGCCAGTTACTGCGCTCGGCTGGATTACCAGTATCATTCAGAGTGCAGCCGCTTCTCAAAAACGTATCAATGAGTTTCTGGGAGCTAAAAATGATATCGTTTCGGAGAAGAACATCAAAAAGGAAATTGACGGAAGATTGGTTTTCGATCAGGTCAGTTTTACTTATCCAGACTCAGGCATTCAAGCTTTGAAAAACGTGAGTTTTGATGTGAAATCTGGAGATTCGATTGCTATCATAGGTACGACTGGCTCGGGCAAAAGTACCATTGCCAACCTGATCTGTAGAATGTATGATGCTACCCAAGGGCAGGTCAGTATCGATGAGGTTCCGATTCAGGATTTGAATTTGGCCTCTGTGAGAAGGTCTATTGGTTATGTGCCTCAGGATGTTTTTCTTTTCTCTGAAAGTATCAAAGACAACATTGCGTTTGGTAGTTCGGATATCACGGAGGAGCAAATCATGGAGGCAGCTGATAATGCAGATCTCACAGACAATATTTCCAAATTCCCACAGGGCATGGAAACCGTTTTGGGTGAGAGAGGAATAACCTTGTCCGGTGGTCAAAAGCAACGAGTATCTATTGCCCGAGCGATCGCAAGATCTCCGAAAATCTTGATTTTAGATGACTGTTTATCTGCCGTTGATACCAAGACTGAAAATAGTATTCTCAACAGTATGAAGAGAATCATGGTAGACAAGACCACTGTGATTATTTCTCATCGCGTGTCCAGTGCCCAGCTGGCAGACAAGATCATCGTTTTGGATGATGGGGAGATCATAGAGCAGGGAAGTCATCAGGAACTCATCTCAAAAAACGGGATATACAAGAATCTCTATGAGAAGCAAATCCAGGGAGAAGAGAGCCTTAGTAATTGA
- a CDS encoding PQQ-dependent sugar dehydrogenase, whose product MKRKLILSTLLSIIVGWYACEQKNTVKESSERDFSAARDRFTNNCSGCHGAQMQAFTDRRWKHGNEPDSLYQTIKFGREDLGMPSFKDAFTEEELLDLVAYIRTGIEKTGQYNFYEQVVSDTFPTTADFQLKLDTVYSGGSIPWGMAFLPDGSMLVSEKAGQLYQIGPEGDKLKIEGVPETREFGQGGLMDIELHPDFENNQTLFLTYSKLKVEGEDTLATTAVSSFTFANGTLTDPKELLVALPFSKKPYHFGSRLEFDPKGYLFLSVGDRGSRDVNPQSLKSFCGKIHRINSDGSIPENNPFVEVDSAIASIYSYGHRNPQGLAFNSSDGHLWEHEHGPRGGDELNIIGKGFNYGWPEVSFGINYDGTIFTSDTVGEGFEEPIHYWVPSIAPCGMDFIDSDVYPGWENHLLVASLRFRYLNLCKIEGTKVVSEEHLLPNIGRIRNVKMGPDGYIYVAVENPGYIFRLLPISR is encoded by the coding sequence ATGAAAAGAAAATTAATACTATCCACTCTACTATCTATAATAGTTGGATGGTACGCATGCGAACAAAAAAACACCGTAAAGGAGTCTTCAGAACGAGACTTTTCGGCAGCCAGAGACAGATTCACTAACAATTGTAGCGGGTGTCATGGTGCTCAGATGCAAGCCTTCACTGATCGAAGATGGAAACATGGCAATGAGCCAGACAGTTTGTATCAAACCATCAAGTTTGGTCGTGAAGATCTCGGAATGCCGAGCTTCAAAGATGCTTTTACCGAGGAGGAATTGTTGGATCTGGTCGCCTACATCCGAACAGGAATCGAAAAAACTGGCCAATACAATTTTTATGAGCAGGTAGTATCAGATACTTTCCCTACTACTGCAGACTTCCAATTAAAACTGGACACAGTCTACAGCGGAGGATCAATTCCCTGGGGCATGGCCTTTCTTCCTGATGGCAGCATGTTGGTCTCAGAAAAAGCAGGTCAGCTGTACCAGATCGGACCTGAAGGGGACAAATTAAAAATCGAGGGGGTACCCGAAACCAGAGAATTTGGACAAGGCGGTTTGATGGATATTGAACTCCACCCTGATTTTGAGAATAATCAAACGCTTTTCCTCACCTACAGCAAACTGAAAGTCGAAGGAGAAGATACGTTGGCCACAACAGCCGTCTCAAGTTTCACCTTCGCTAATGGCACTCTCACAGATCCTAAAGAACTTCTGGTTGCCTTGCCTTTTTCTAAAAAACCTTATCATTTTGGATCCAGATTAGAATTTGATCCCAAGGGTTATCTATTTCTTTCAGTAGGCGATAGAGGCAGCAGAGATGTAAATCCACAAAGCCTTAAAAGCTTTTGTGGCAAGATCCATAGAATCAATTCTGACGGAAGCATTCCAGAAAACAATCCTTTCGTAGAGGTGGATTCGGCCATTGCCAGTATTTACTCTTATGGACATAGAAATCCGCAAGGGTTAGCTTTTAACTCATCGGATGGTCATCTCTGGGAGCATGAACATGGACCTAGGGGTGGTGATGAACTCAACATCATAGGCAAAGGATTCAATTATGGGTGGCCAGAGGTTTCCTTTGGAATCAACTATGATGGCACCATCTTTACAAGTGACACAGTTGGTGAAGGATTCGAAGAACCGATACACTATTGGGTGCCTTCTATCGCTCCATGCGGTATGGATTTTATTGATAGTGATGTCTATCCTGGATGGGAAAACCATCTATTGGTCGCTTCCTTACGATTTAGGTATTTGAACCTTTGTAAGATTGAAGGAACCAAGGTCGTCAGCGAGGAACACCTTCTTCCTAATATTGGAAGAATTAGAAATGTAAAAATGGGCCCTGATGGATACATATATGTTGCCGTAGAAAATCCAGGCTATATATTCAGGTTACTGCCAATTTCTCGCTAA
- a CDS encoding DUF2867 domain-containing protein: METTHLPRIDFKDNFTVTNHIDSLSDIAKSIFGTGPKWIVQLLKLRNKIVGPLGLKTGEAPDLTKDLKVGSTLGLFKVFQISDEQIIMGEDDNHLNFRVQISNKGTAENNIHVTTTVEINNWLGKIYFTFIRPIHPIVVKSLLKNVDKPKVVSA, encoded by the coding sequence ATGGAAACCACACACCTTCCTCGTATCGATTTCAAAGATAATTTCACAGTTACCAATCATATAGACTCACTATCAGATATTGCTAAATCGATATTTGGCACTGGTCCCAAATGGATCGTTCAATTGCTCAAGCTTCGAAATAAAATAGTAGGTCCTCTAGGTCTAAAAACTGGAGAAGCCCCAGATTTGACTAAGGATTTAAAAGTCGGATCAACCCTGGGTCTATTCAAAGTGTTTCAAATTTCAGATGAACAAATTATCATGGGGGAGGATGACAACCACTTGAATTTCCGAGTCCAGATCAGCAATAAAGGAACAGCAGAAAACAATATCCATGTCACCACTACGGTAGAAATTAATAATTGGCTCGGTAAAATATATTTCACCTTCATCCGTCCTATCCATCCAATAGTCGTCAAATCGCTGTTGAAAAATGTAGACAAACCAAAAGTTGTATCAGCCTGA
- a CDS encoding TetR/AcrR family transcriptional regulator, which produces MSPTREKILDKALALFNENGLASVSQRNITEALGISPGNLTYHFKKKEDIVQGLYDRLVIRFSEVFDGITKSPPSINGMLSLSETVFQLVWEYQFFFIDYVFLMRSYPAICTHYSHLMKKREEQFLASVEYLKNEGVLRPERLPKQYNRLFFQLRLITDFFLSAQLNQDDQQRLSQEYLDQVIYLIYPYLTEKGEKELSQSGYQSLS; this is translated from the coding sequence ATGAGTCCAACAAGAGAAAAGATTTTGGATAAAGCCCTGGCCTTATTCAACGAAAATGGATTGGCCAGTGTAAGTCAAAGAAACATCACAGAGGCACTGGGGATCAGCCCCGGCAATTTGACCTATCATTTCAAAAAGAAAGAGGACATTGTGCAAGGGTTGTATGATCGTTTGGTCATTCGGTTTTCTGAGGTGTTTGACGGGATCACAAAATCACCTCCTTCCATTAATGGTATGTTGAGTCTATCGGAGACTGTATTCCAACTGGTATGGGAGTACCAGTTTTTCTTTATCGACTATGTGTTTTTGATGCGCAGCTATCCTGCTATTTGCACTCACTATTCGCATTTGATGAAGAAACGCGAAGAACAGTTTTTGGCTTCAGTAGAATATTTGAAGAATGAAGGTGTACTGAGGCCTGAAAGATTGCCTAAACAATATAATAGACTGTTTTTCCAGCTTAGATTGATCACTGATTTTTTCCTTTCCGCCCAACTCAATCAAGACGATCAACAACGACTAAGTCAAGAGTACCTTGATCAGGTCATATATTTGATTTACCCCTATTTGACAGAGAAGGGTGAAAAGGAACTGTCCCAAAGTGGGTATCAGTCTTTATCGTAA
- a CDS encoding ThuA domain-containing protein: MKTRRDFLSKGLMAAGGIVLSPTLLAQANSEVVSKQLDLPSLKGRKVLFTYGGWDGHEPKKFRDFMLPWLKDEGATVEAQDNLSPYTDVDLMKEMDLVIQIFTMSQITNEQEKGLLEAVKNGTGMAGWHGGMCDAFRSNVAYQYMTGGQWVAHPGGVIDYSVNVINKKDPISSGLKDFKMTSEQYFMHVDPNVKVLATTTFNGSNDFWIDGCVMPVAWKKMFGKGRIFYTSLGHNLDHVTSVPEALALTQRGIKWASASKYLAAEKWVSPAYDKD, translated from the coding sequence ATGAAGACAAGAAGAGATTTCCTATCTAAAGGACTAATGGCTGCAGGCGGTATAGTACTGAGCCCAACTTTACTCGCTCAAGCCAATTCCGAAGTAGTAAGCAAGCAATTGGATCTACCATCATTAAAAGGTAGAAAAGTCCTCTTCACCTACGGTGGCTGGGATGGACACGAGCCAAAAAAATTCCGTGACTTCATGCTTCCCTGGTTGAAAGATGAAGGTGCGACAGTTGAAGCGCAAGACAATCTCTCGCCCTATACTGATGTCGATCTAATGAAAGAGATGGATTTAGTCATTCAGATTTTCACTATGTCTCAGATCACTAATGAACAAGAAAAAGGACTATTGGAAGCGGTAAAAAATGGTACAGGAATGGCCGGTTGGCACGGAGGCATGTGTGATGCATTTCGAAGCAATGTCGCCTACCAATACATGACAGGAGGCCAATGGGTAGCTCATCCTGGAGGTGTCATAGACTACTCCGTAAATGTCATTAACAAAAAAGACCCCATCAGTAGTGGACTTAAAGATTTTAAGATGACAAGTGAGCAGTATTTTATGCATGTAGACCCCAATGTAAAAGTCCTGGCTACCACTACTTTCAATGGCAGCAACGATTTTTGGATTGACGGCTGTGTCATGCCTGTGGCCTGGAAAAAAATGTTCGGTAAGGGCAGAATCTTTTATACCTCATTGGGTCACAATCTGGATCATGTGACCTCTGTGCCAGAGGCTCTGGCACTAACCCAAAGAGGTATCAAATGGGCCAGTGCAAGTAAATATTTAGCTGCCGAAAAATGGGTCAGCCCAGCTTACGATAAAGACTGA
- the sucC gene encoding ADP-forming succinate--CoA ligase subunit beta, whose protein sequence is MNIHEYQSKEILKGYGVTIQEGIVADTPEAALVAAKELHAQTGTDWYVIKAQIHAGGRGKGKINETGSNGVVLAKSLDEVTGKAKDILNGTLVTHQTGPEGKKVNKVLIAQDVYYPGDSEPKEYYLSILLDRAKGCNVIMASTEGGMDIETVAENTPEKIIKEWIDPAVGLQGFQARKVAFALGLEGEAFKGMVKFIFSLYKAYEATDSSMFEINPVLKTSDNKILAVDAKVDLDDNALFRHRDLMELRDLSEEDPSEVEAGKSGLNYVKLDGNVGCMVNGAGLAMATMDIIKLSGGEPANFLDVGGSANAETVEAGFRIIMKDPNVKAILINIFGGIVRCDRVANGVVEAYKNIGEINIPIIVRLQGTNAEEGAKIIEESGLKVYSAIVLKDAAAKVKELI, encoded by the coding sequence ATGAACATTCACGAATATCAATCGAAAGAAATACTAAAAGGATACGGTGTAACTATTCAAGAAGGTATAGTTGCTGACACACCAGAAGCTGCTCTAGTAGCTGCCAAGGAACTTCACGCTCAGACTGGGACTGACTGGTATGTCATCAAGGCTCAAATCCACGCAGGGGGTCGCGGTAAAGGTAAAATCAATGAGACAGGTTCGAACGGAGTAGTTTTGGCTAAAAGCCTGGACGAAGTAACTGGCAAAGCGAAAGATATCCTGAACGGTACATTGGTAACACACCAAACAGGTCCTGAAGGGAAAAAAGTAAATAAAGTGTTGATAGCTCAGGATGTTTATTACCCTGGCGATTCAGAGCCTAAAGAATATTATTTGAGTATTCTGCTAGACAGGGCCAAAGGATGCAATGTAATCATGGCGTCTACTGAAGGCGGTATGGATATCGAAACTGTAGCAGAAAACACTCCTGAAAAAATCATCAAAGAATGGATTGACCCAGCAGTAGGTCTTCAAGGTTTCCAAGCTCGTAAAGTAGCATTCGCTCTTGGACTGGAAGGTGAGGCTTTCAAAGGCATGGTTAAATTCATCTTCTCTCTATACAAGGCATATGAAGCGACTGATTCTTCTATGTTCGAGATCAACCCTGTGTTGAAAACATCTGACAATAAAATCTTGGCTGTAGACGCTAAAGTGGACTTGGATGACAATGCACTTTTCAGACACAGAGATTTGATGGAGTTGAGAGATTTGTCTGAGGAAGATCCTTCGGAAGTTGAAGCTGGAAAATCAGGCTTGAACTATGTAAAACTAGACGGTAACGTAGGATGTATGGTAAATGGCGCTGGATTGGCGATGGCTACTATGGACATCATCAAGTTGTCTGGTGGAGAGCCTGCTAACTTCCTAGATGTAGGAGGATCTGCGAACGCTGAGACTGTTGAAGCTGGATTCCGTATCATCATGAAAGATCCTAACGTGAAGGCTATCTTGATCAATATCTTCGGAGGTATTGTAAGATGTGATAGAGTAGCTAACGGAGTAGTAGAAGCTTACAAAAACATCGGAGAGATCAATATCCCTATCATCGTAAGATTACAAGGAACTAACGCAGAAGAAGGCGCTAAAATCATCGAAGAGTCAGGCTTGAAAGTTTACTCAGCGATCGTATTGAAAGATGCAGCTGCAAAAGTAAAAGAATTGATATAA